A part of Candidatus Zixiibacteriota bacterium genomic DNA contains:
- a CDS encoding PEP-CTERM sorting domain-containing protein: MLNLTTVHSQYWPKLCNIMHINPFKHYISTSNNSHKSLYSNALQIRGGIVSIRHGRCFNKILTKPLSCVRWIMIHDRRERSDMLRLFFWGLVAIILYLTLSFKPVYGTPLWGHFDYSGLVNNIEVHDNSTESGPVSLMTSDGIITWGSNLDLSGGNYITGNYPPDDRYHDFDPADNPDSVPGIPEPATLLFFGIGFAGAGIYRTLRR, encoded by the coding sequence ATGTTGAATCTGACCACAGTTCATTCTCAATATTGGCCGAAACTGTGCAATATTATGCACATCAACCCGTTCAAGCATTACATTAGCACTTCTAACAACTCACATAAGTCGCTATATTCTAACGCACTACAAATACGAGGGGGAATCGTTTCAATACGGCACGGACGTTGCTTTAATAAAATACTAACAAAACCTTTATCGTGTGTGAGGTGGATTATGATTCATGACCGACGAGAAAGATCAGACATGCTCAGGCTGTTTTTCTGGGGCCTGGTAGCGATCATCCTGTATTTGACGTTATCATTTAAACCGGTCTACGGAACTCCTCTCTGGGGACATTTCGATTACTCGGGTTTAGTCAACAATATTGAAGTTCATGACAACAGTACCGAATCAGGTCCGGTGTCATTAATGACCTCAGATGGAATCATCACCTGGGGCAGTAACCTGGATCTGAGCGGGGGAAATTATATCACTGGAAATTATCCGCCCGACGATAGATATCACGATTTTGATCCGGCCGACAATCCGGATTCCGTGCCGGGCATACCTGAACCGGCAACTCTCCTGTTTTTCGGCATCGGTTTCGCGGGTGCCGGAATATATAGAACGCTTAGGCGCTAA